The following are encoded in a window of Mycobacterium decipiens genomic DNA:
- a CDS encoding cellulase family glycosylhydrolase — MHRRTTLKLPLLLAAGTALARAPRAAAEPGRWSADRANNWYRAHGWLVGANYITSTAINQLEMFQPGTYDPRRIDSELGVARFHGFNTVRVFLHDLLWAQDPRGFQGRLAQFVGIAAQHGIKPLFVLFDSCWDPIPRPGRQRAPRPGVHNSGWVQSPGAEHLDDRRYQRILCDYVTAVLSQFRNDDRVLGWDLWNEPDNPARVYRKVERKDKLERVAELLPQVFRWARAVDPSQPLTSGVWQGNWADPGHRSTIGGIQLDNADVITFHSYAAPADFEARIAELAPLGRPILCTEYLARSRGSTVEGILPIAKRHNVGAFNWGLVAGKTQTYLPWDSWDHPYKAPPKVWFSDLLQPNGRPYHDDEVHTIRKLTGAQSQD, encoded by the coding sequence GTGCATCGTCGAACGACCCTGAAACTGCCGCTGCTGCTGGCGGCCGGCACGGCACTGGCCCGCGCGCCCCGTGCCGCAGCCGAACCAGGCCGGTGGTCGGCTGACCGTGCCAACAACTGGTATCGGGCGCACGGCTGGCTCGTCGGCGCGAACTACATCACCTCAACCGCCATCAATCAGCTCGAGATGTTTCAGCCGGGCACCTATGACCCGCGGCGCATCGACAGCGAGCTGGGTGTGGCCCGGTTTCACGGGTTCAACACGGTGCGCGTCTTCCTCCACGATCTGCTGTGGGCCCAGGATCCACGCGGCTTCCAAGGCCGTCTCGCGCAGTTTGTCGGCATCGCGGCGCAGCACGGCATCAAGCCACTCTTTGTCTTGTTCGACTCCTGTTGGGATCCGATCCCCAGGCCAGGTCGTCAACGCGCGCCCAGACCCGGGGTGCACAACTCCGGTTGGGTGCAGAGCCCGGGCGCCGAACACCTCGATGACCGGCGCTACCAACGGATTCTGTGCGACTACGTCACCGCGGTCTTGAGTCAGTTCCGCAATGATGATCGCGTGTTGGGATGGGACCTGTGGAATGAGCCCGACAATCCCGCGCGCGTGTATCGCAAGGTGGAAAGGAAGGACAAGCTGGAGCGGGTCGCAGAGCTGCTTCCGCAAGTGTTCCGGTGGGCGCGTGCGGTCGATCCGAGTCAGCCGTTGACAAGTGGCGTCTGGCAGGGGAACTGGGCGGATCCCGGGCACCGCAGCACAATCGGAGGCATTCAGCTCGACAACGCCGACGTGATCACCTTCCATAGCTACGCCGCCCCGGCCGACTTCGAAGCCCGGATCGCTGAACTTGCCCCGCTGGGGCGACCGATCCTATGCACCGAGTACCTGGCTCGGTCCCGGGGCAGCACAGTTGAAGGCATCCTGCCAATCGCCAAGCGACACAACGTTGGCGCATTCAATTGGGGTTTGGTCGCTGGAAAGACTCAGACGTACCTGCCGTGGGACTCGTGGGATCACCCGTACAAAGCGCCCCCGAAAGTGTGGTTCAGCGACCTGCTACAACCCAATGGGCGGCCCTATCACGACGACGAAGTTCACACGATTCGCAAGCTGACCGGCGCGCAGAGCCAGGATTAG
- a CDS encoding PE domain-containing protein, translated as MSAAATDVAAIGSLVATANQGVAGATTGVLAAAEDEVSTAIAALFSAHGQSYQAVSAQVAAFHQRFVQALTGAAGVYTAAEVGNAALLEGGFAGAIGNGLAFVQQEIQQTPTTLATGFTRLTNTAFTEIFGAPAAGPFPATQEGTFTGTPSLVTRLETAALWPVKPLLSLSGLETQLAVPGNPLLSLIASDIPPISWIVGNSPPPLLNLLLGQTVQYTAYDGMSVVQITPISPTGEHVVAIHGGGFVLPPSFLHWINYSVMAHQTGATVQVPIYPLVQEGGTAGIVVPQMAGLISAQIAQHGASNVSVIGDSAGGNLALAAVQHMVGQGNPVPESMVLLSPWLDVGMTNPNIALVADPLLPVGPAQQIGKVWAGDLAVTDPLVSPLYGSLSGLPPTYVYAGNLDILAPDVFVLQQAAVDQGAPISFVLANGQIHDWVLLTLDGLRYLPQINQQLGIAA; from the coding sequence ATGTCCGCCGCGGCCACGGATGTGGCCGCAATTGGTTCGTTGGTCGCGACGGCGAACCAGGGCGTGGCGGGTGCCACCACGGGAGTTTTAGCCGCTGCCGAAGACGAGGTGTCGACGGCGATCGCGGCGTTGTTTTCCGCCCACGGCCAGAGCTATCAAGCTGTTAGCGCACAGGTAGCGGCTTTTCATCAGCGGTTTGTGCAGGCATTGACCGGCGCTGCGGGGGTATATACCGCTGCCGAGGTGGGCAACGCTGCGCTGTTGGAGGGCGGGTTCGCCGGAGCTATCGGTAACGGTTTGGCCTTCGTTCAGCAGGAAATTCAGCAGACCCCTACGACGCTGGCCACTGGTTTCACCCGGTTGACCAACACGGCGTTCACCGAAATATTCGGAGCGCCGGCTGCTGGGCCCTTCCCGGCAACGCAGGAAGGGACCTTCACCGGCACACCATCCCTGGTAACCAGGTTGGAAACCGCCGCGCTGTGGCCGGTGAAACCGCTGCTCAGCTTGTCCGGACTCGAAACTCAACTTGCTGTGCCAGGCAACCCCCTATTGTCGCTGATTGCCAGCGACATCCCGCCGATATCGTGGATTGTCGGGAACTCTCCGCCACCGTTGTTGAACTTGCTGCTGGGACAAACGGTCCAGTACACCGCATATGACGGGATGAGCGTCGTGCAGATCACGCCGATCAGTCCCACCGGCGAACACGTGGTCGCCATTCACGGTGGCGGGTTTGTCCTTCCGCCTTCATTTCTCCACTGGATCAACTACTCGGTGATGGCCCACCAGACCGGCGCGACCGTTCAAGTGCCGATTTACCCGTTGGTCCAGGAAGGTGGAACCGCTGGCATTGTGGTACCCCAGATGGCGGGCCTCATCTCCGCCCAAATCGCTCAACACGGGGCGTCCAATGTCAGCGTGATCGGTGACTCCGCGGGCGGCAACCTCGCATTAGCGGCCGTTCAGCACATGGTGGGCCAGGGCAACCCCGTACCCGAGTCGATGGTTCTGCTGTCCCCGTGGCTGGACGTAGGGATGACCAATCCAAACATCGCGTTGGTCGCCGATCCACTGCTGCCGGTTGGGCCTGCCCAACAGATCGGCAAGGTGTGGGCAGGCGATCTTGCGGTAACCGACCCGCTGGTGAGTCCGCTGTATGGGTCGCTTAGCGGACTCCCGCCGACGTATGTCTATGCGGGCAACCTGGACATACTCGCACCCGACGTGTTCGTCCTCCAACAAGCGGCCGTAGACCAAGGGGCTCCGATCAGCTTCGTACTGGCCAACGGCCAAATTCACGATTGGGTTCTGCTCACCTTGGACGGTTTGCGATACCTCCCGCAGATCAACCAGCAACTCGGCATCGCGGCCTGA
- a CDS encoding LLM class F420-dependent oxidoreductase — MTGMEVALPFWLDRPDGEAMDVALAAADTGFEAVWIGEMASYDAFALATAIGLRAPEMALKIGPLPVGVRGPVGLALGVSSVASLTGSRVDVGLGASSPTIVTGWHDRRWAHHVPVMRETIECLRSILTGARVEYSGKHVESRGFRLRGAAPDTRIALGAFGPGMIRLAARHADEIVLNLASPSRVGQVRAAVDTAAAAAGRAAPRLTVWVPVAVNPGAAAHTQLASQLAVYLAPPGYGEMFGAMGFADLVRTARAGASRRDLAAAVPIELLDRVSALGSADRVAARLAAYAEAGADCVAVVPVTAEDPGGRATLHALTGKGAS; from the coding sequence GTGACCGGGATGGAAGTCGCCCTACCGTTCTGGCTGGACCGGCCCGACGGCGAGGCGATGGATGTCGCGCTGGCGGCGGCCGACACCGGCTTCGAGGCGGTGTGGATTGGCGAGATGGCCAGCTACGATGCGTTCGCGCTCGCGACCGCAATCGGGCTCCGAGCGCCCGAGATGGCCTTGAAGATCGGCCCGCTGCCCGTCGGCGTTCGTGGCCCGGTGGGGCTGGCGCTGGGGGTAAGTTCGGTCGCCTCTCTCACCGGCAGCCGGGTCGACGTCGGGTTGGGGGCCTCCAGTCCGACCATCGTGACGGGCTGGCATGACCGACGATGGGCGCACCACGTGCCGGTCATGCGCGAAACCATCGAATGCTTGCGGTCGATACTCACCGGTGCGCGCGTCGAGTACAGTGGCAAGCACGTCGAAAGCCGCGGATTCCGGTTGCGCGGTGCGGCACCCGACACTCGAATTGCGTTGGGGGCGTTCGGTCCTGGCATGATTCGGTTGGCGGCGCGGCACGCCGATGAAATCGTGCTCAATCTGGCATCGCCGTCTCGGGTCGGGCAGGTTCGGGCGGCCGTTGACACCGCAGCCGCGGCGGCCGGTCGCGCCGCGCCCCGGCTCACGGTGTGGGTGCCGGTCGCCGTCAACCCCGGCGCTGCCGCGCACACCCAACTGGCATCGCAGTTGGCCGTGTATCTCGCCCCGCCCGGCTACGGAGAAATGTTCGGCGCGATGGGTTTTGCCGACTTGGTCCGCACGGCCCGTGCCGGAGCGAGTCGTCGTGACCTGGCGGCCGCCGTCCCCATCGAACTGCTCGACAGGGTGTCCGCGTTGGGCAGCGCCGATCGAGTCGCGGCACGGCTGGCTGCCTACGCCGAAGCCGGCGCCGACTGTGTTGCGGTCGTGCCCGTCACGGCCGAGGACCCGGGCGGCCGCGCGACCCTGCACGCGCTGACCGGAAAGGGTGCATCATGA
- a CDS encoding arylsulfatase has product MATSSAPGNRRDILPIPDVGHVGLTTYDAKDPDTSYPPIRDVRPPEEAPNVVVVLIDDVGFGASSAFGGPCQTPNFEKLASGGLKYTRLHTTALCSPTRQALLTGRNHHSVGMGNITETATAAPGYTSVLPNTKAPLALTLKLNGYSTAQFGKCHEVPVWQTSPAGPFTAWPTGGGGFEYFYGFIGGENNQFDPALYEGTTPIEPPKTPADGYHLTEDLADKAINWVRQQKALLPDKPFFMYFAPGATHAPHQVPKEWIEKYRGKFAHGWDRQREITFERQKELGVIPPDAVLTPRHAEIPAWDDMDPQLKPVLEREMEVYAAFLEHTDYHVGRLLDALEPILDDTLIYVIVGDNGASAEGTLQGAFNEMANFNGMADMETPGFLMSKLDDFGGEGSYGHYAVGWAWAMDTPYQWTKQVASHWGGTRNGTIVHWPKGIEEKGGIRNQFTHVIDLAPTVLEAAGIPQPTIVNGVLQSPYEGTSMFYSFNDAAAPERHETQYFEMFCNRGIYHKGWSAVTKHRTPWEMSGQAMPAFDDDVWELYDGNSDWTQSNDLAKENPDKLHELQRLWLIEAVKYNVLPLDDRQIERINPTLAGRPSLIKGNSQLLFAGMGRLSENSVLDIKNKSFAITSEVEVPSESAQGVIIAQGGRFGGWSLYIRDGRVKFHYNVLGIKAYDIEATGKIPAGVTQLRMEFAYDGGGMGKGGDVTLFYDGKHVGAGRVEQTQGFIFSADETTDIGYESGTTVSPDYTAHTSRFSGKINWVRIDLGEDAKDADHYIEPDERFRIAMARQ; this is encoded by the coding sequence ATGGCAACGTCATCAGCCCCGGGCAACCGGCGTGACATTCTGCCCATTCCAGATGTCGGTCATGTCGGTCTGACTACTTACGACGCAAAAGACCCAGATACCAGCTATCCGCCGATCAGGGATGTGCGGCCGCCCGAGGAAGCGCCGAACGTGGTGGTGGTCTTGATCGATGATGTTGGGTTTGGCGCCAGCAGTGCGTTCGGGGGGCCATGCCAGACTCCGAATTTCGAGAAGCTCGCCTCCGGTGGCCTGAAGTACACCCGATTGCATACCACGGCGTTGTGCTCGCCAACCCGGCAGGCACTGCTCACCGGCCGCAACCATCATTCGGTGGGTATGGGAAACATCACCGAGACCGCCACTGCCGCACCGGGATACACCTCGGTACTGCCGAACACGAAAGCACCACTCGCGTTGACGCTAAAGCTCAACGGCTATTCGACCGCGCAGTTCGGCAAGTGCCATGAGGTCCCCGTCTGGCAGACCAGCCCGGCGGGGCCGTTCACCGCGTGGCCGACGGGCGGCGGTGGCTTCGAGTACTTCTACGGCTTCATCGGCGGGGAGAACAATCAATTCGACCCCGCCCTTTATGAGGGCACTACCCCGATCGAGCCCCCGAAGACGCCGGCCGACGGCTATCACCTGACCGAGGACCTGGCGGACAAGGCCATCAACTGGGTGCGCCAGCAGAAGGCACTCTTGCCGGACAAACCGTTCTTCATGTACTTTGCGCCGGGCGCCACGCACGCACCCCATCAGGTGCCGAAGGAGTGGATCGAGAAATACCGGGGCAAGTTTGCCCACGGCTGGGACCGCCAACGCGAGATCACCTTCGAGCGGCAGAAGGAACTCGGCGTCATCCCGCCCGACGCGGTGCTCACCCCGCGTCACGCAGAAATCCCCGCCTGGGACGACATGGATCCCCAACTCAAACCGGTGCTGGAACGCGAAATGGAGGTGTACGCCGCCTTCCTCGAGCACACCGACTATCACGTCGGTAGGTTGCTCGATGCTCTCGAACCGATACTGGACGACACACTCATCTACGTCATCGTCGGCGACAACGGCGCATCGGCGGAGGGCACGCTGCAGGGCGCGTTCAACGAGATGGCCAACTTCAACGGGATGGCCGACATGGAGACCCCCGGATTCCTGATGTCCAAACTCGACGATTTCGGTGGCGAAGGGTCATACGGGCATTACGCGGTGGGTTGGGCGTGGGCGATGGATACTCCCTATCAGTGGACCAAACAGGTGGCCTCGCACTGGGGTGGCACCCGCAACGGCACCATCGTGCACTGGCCCAAGGGGATCGAGGAGAAGGGCGGCATACGCAACCAGTTCACCCACGTCATCGATTTGGCGCCTACCGTGTTGGAGGCGGCCGGGATCCCGCAGCCGACGATCGTCAATGGAGTACTACAGAGTCCGTACGAGGGCACGAGCATGTTCTACAGCTTCAACGACGCCGCGGCGCCCGAGCGGCACGAGACCCAGTATTTCGAAATGTTCTGCAACCGCGGCATCTATCACAAGGGCTGGAGCGCGGTGACCAAGCATCGCACACCCTGGGAGATGAGCGGGCAGGCCATGCCTGCCTTTGATGACGACGTCTGGGAACTCTACGACGGCAACTCGGACTGGACGCAGTCCAACGACCTCGCCAAAGAGAACCCGGACAAATTGCATGAATTGCAGCGCCTTTGGCTGATCGAGGCGGTCAAGTACAACGTGCTCCCGCTCGACGACCGGCAAATCGAACGCATCAACCCCACTTTGGCGGGCCGGCCCAGCCTGATCAAGGGCAACTCGCAACTGCTATTTGCTGGGATGGGCCGCCTGTCGGAAAACAGCGTGCTCGACATCAAGAACAAGTCGTTCGCCATCACGTCAGAGGTGGAGGTGCCGTCGGAGAGTGCCCAAGGCGTAATCATCGCCCAGGGCGGGCGTTTTGGCGGCTGGAGCTTGTACATCAGAGACGGCAGAGTCAAGTTCCATTACAACGTGCTGGGCATCAAGGCATACGACATCGAAGCGACCGGGAAGATTCCGGCCGGTGTGACGCAGCTACGTATGGAGTTCGCCTATGATGGCGGCGGCATGGGCAAGGGTGGTGACGTCACCCTCTTCTACGACGGCAAGCACGTCGGCGCGGGGCGCGTCGAGCAGACCCAAGGCTTCATATTCTCCGCCGACGAAACCACCGATATCGGCTACGAGTCGGGCACCACCGTCAGCCCCGACTACACCGCCCATACCAGCAGATTCAGCGGCAAAATCAACTGGGTCCGAATCGATCTCGGCGAGGACGCCAAAGACGCCGATCACTACATCGAACCCGATGAACGCTTCCGGATCGCGATGGCGCGCCAGTAG
- a CDS encoding winged helix-turn-helix transcriptional regulator codes for MAVTDLSHRFDGESVGRALELVGERWTLLILREAFFGVRRFGQFARNLSIPRPTLSSRLRMLVNVGLLDRVPYSSDPERHEYRLTEAGRDLFAAIVVLMRWGDEHLAQPEGPPIVLRHHTCGEDADPRLICTHCGDEITARNVTPEPGPGFRAKPASS; via the coding sequence ATGGCCGTTACCGATCTCTCCCACCGCTTCGACGGGGAGTCGGTCGGCCGGGCACTCGAGCTGGTCGGTGAGCGCTGGACACTCCTCATCCTGCGTGAGGCGTTCTTCGGGGTGCGGCGCTTCGGTCAGTTCGCGCGCAACCTCAGCATTCCGCGACCCACGCTGTCGTCGCGGCTGCGGATGCTTGTGAACGTGGGCCTGCTCGACCGGGTGCCGTATTCCTCCGATCCCGAGCGCCACGAGTACCGGCTCACCGAGGCGGGCCGCGATCTGTTCGCCGCGATCGTCGTCCTCATGCGGTGGGGGGACGAGCACTTGGCGCAGCCGGAAGGGCCACCGATCGTGCTGCGCCACCACACCTGCGGCGAGGATGCCGATCCCCGCCTGATCTGCACCCACTGCGGCGATGAGATCACCGCGCGAAATGTGACGCCCGAACCGGGCCCGGGCTTCCGCGCCAAACCGGCGTCGTCGTAA
- a CDS encoding acyl-CoA dehydrogenase family protein, whose amino-acid sequence MKQSDTEIEILAEKIALSARELSAQIDRDRGLPDELVTRLREAGLLRATMPAEVEALELAPGPALRCAETVARGDASAGWCVSIAITSALLVAYLPASSRAEMFGDGRGVAAGVWAPRGTARSVDGGVVVSGRWPFCSGINDADMMFAGCFVDERSGPSVVALPKGDLRVLDTWHTLGLRGTGSHDCVADNVFVPADRVFSVFDGPRVDRPLYRFPVFGFFALSIGAAALGNARAAIDDLIELAGGKKGLGSTRTLAQRSATQAAVATAESALSGARALCYEAIEAAWQASHEAEVVPVAMRNRLRLAATHAVRTSADVARTMYDLGGGSAIYDGSPLQRRFRDAFTATAHFQVNEASRELPGRVLLDQPADVSML is encoded by the coding sequence ATGAAGCAGAGCGACACCGAGATCGAGATCCTCGCCGAGAAGATCGCGCTTTCGGCCCGGGAGTTATCCGCGCAGATCGACCGGGATCGCGGGCTGCCCGACGAGCTGGTGACCCGGCTGCGCGAGGCGGGGCTGCTGCGGGCCACCATGCCTGCAGAGGTTGAGGCGCTGGAGCTGGCGCCCGGACCGGCATTGCGGTGTGCCGAAACGGTGGCGCGTGGCGACGCCTCGGCGGGCTGGTGCGTGTCGATCGCGATCACCAGTGCCCTGCTGGTCGCCTACCTGCCGGCGTCCAGCCGCGCGGAAATGTTCGGCGACGGGCGGGGTGTCGCGGCGGGGGTGTGGGCTCCGCGTGGCACGGCAAGATCGGTCGATGGCGGTGTTGTGGTGTCCGGGCGCTGGCCATTCTGCAGCGGGATCAACGACGCCGACATGATGTTCGCCGGCTGCTTCGTGGACGAGCGGTCGGGGCCTTCTGTGGTTGCACTACCCAAAGGGGACCTGCGGGTCCTCGACACCTGGCACACGCTGGGTCTGCGCGGCACCGGCAGCCATGACTGCGTTGCCGATAATGTCTTCGTGCCCGCCGATCGCGTGTTCTCGGTGTTCGACGGGCCGAGGGTGGACCGGCCGCTGTATCGCTTTCCGGTGTTCGGATTCTTCGCGTTGTCGATCGGTGCCGCCGCGCTGGGGAACGCTCGTGCGGCCATCGACGACCTCATCGAGCTGGCCGGTGGCAAGAAAGGGCTTGGATCGACGCGCACCTTGGCGCAACGCTCAGCGACCCAAGCGGCGGTGGCCACGGCCGAGTCGGCTTTGAGCGGCGCTCGCGCGCTGTGCTACGAGGCGATCGAGGCGGCCTGGCAGGCCAGCCACGAGGCTGAGGTGGTGCCGGTGGCGATGCGCAACCGGCTACGTCTGGCGGCCACCCACGCGGTACGGACCTCGGCCGACGTGGCGCGCACCATGTATGACCTGGGGGGCGGCAGCGCCATCTACGACGGCTCACCGCTGCAGCGTCGGTTCCGCGACGCATTCACGGCGACCGCCCACTTCCAGGTCAACGAGGCATCACGAGAGCTGCCCGGCCGCGTCCTGCTCGACCAACCGGCCGACGTGTCGATGCTGTGA
- a CDS encoding NADP-dependent oxidoreductase, whose translation MTLVNTVCRLAARPTGLPQPSDWRVADEPAASPADGEFLVRVEYLSVDPAMRTWMNAGRSYVPPVEVGEVMRAGGIGRVIDSRHPDFVAGDQVHGLFGVQRYALSDGGGVTPVDTTLAPAPVHLGALGISGLTAYFGLLDVGRPRPGQTVVVSGAAGSVGSIAGQIARINGCRAIGIAGGEDKCRWLVEELGFDAAIDYKVGDLRKRLKAHAPNGIDVFFDNVGGEALEAGLSRLAHGARVVLCGAISQYNATGELRGPANYMQLLVARASMTGFVIFDYADRYGEAVVQLATWLGSGELHSREQVVHGDVGDFPEALLALFRGRNTGKLVLALDGAS comes from the coding sequence ATGACGCTGGTCAACACCGTGTGCCGGCTGGCCGCCCGGCCGACCGGCCTACCCCAGCCCTCGGATTGGCGGGTCGCCGACGAGCCCGCCGCGAGCCCGGCCGACGGCGAGTTCCTGGTGCGGGTGGAGTATCTATCGGTCGATCCGGCGATGCGGACGTGGATGAACGCGGGTCGGTCGTACGTGCCGCCGGTCGAGGTCGGCGAGGTAATGCGGGCGGGCGGCATCGGGCGCGTCATCGACTCGCGTCACCCGGATTTCGTAGCGGGCGATCAGGTGCACGGCCTGTTCGGGGTGCAGCGGTACGCCCTTTCCGACGGTGGCGGTGTGACGCCGGTCGACACCACCCTGGCGCCCGCTCCGGTACATCTCGGTGCACTCGGCATCAGCGGGCTGACGGCCTACTTCGGGCTACTCGATGTTGGCCGGCCGCGGCCCGGCCAGACCGTCGTCGTCTCCGGAGCCGCCGGTTCGGTGGGCAGCATCGCCGGGCAAATTGCGCGGATCAACGGGTGCCGGGCGATCGGCATCGCCGGCGGCGAGGACAAGTGCCGCTGGTTGGTCGAGGAGCTGGGATTCGACGCCGCCATCGACTACAAGGTCGGCGATCTACGCAAGCGGCTAAAGGCGCACGCACCCAACGGCATTGATGTTTTCTTCGACAACGTCGGGGGCGAGGCGCTGGAGGCTGGGCTGTCGCGGCTGGCTCATGGCGCGCGCGTCGTACTCTGTGGGGCCATCTCGCAGTACAACGCGACCGGCGAGCTGCGCGGGCCGGCCAACTACATGCAGCTGCTGGTGGCACGGGCCTCGATGACGGGCTTTGTGATCTTCGACTACGCCGACCGCTACGGCGAAGCCGTTGTGCAGCTGGCGACTTGGTTGGGCAGTGGCGAGTTGCACTCGCGTGAACAGGTCGTCCACGGCGACGTCGGCGACTTTCCTGAGGCGCTATTGGCGTTGTTTCGTGGTCGAAACACCGGCAAACTGGTTCTCGCGCTCGACGGCGCTTCCTAG
- a CDS encoding acyl-CoA synthetase — MKNIGSMLRQRASVSPRLEAYVEPSTNVRMNYAEMNALANRCANVLTSLGIAKGDRVGLLMPNSVEFCCLFYGAAKIGAVAVPLNTRLAAPEVSFILSDSGSKVVIYGAASATVVDAIRAETDPPRTVTDWVPVGDGIDSLGERLRSAAANEPTCDCGGDDNLFIMYTSGTTGNPKGVVHTHDSVHAAASSWSSTVDVRYRDRLLLPLPMFHVAALTTVIFSAMRGVSLISMPQFDATKVWSLIVDERVCIGGAVPAILNFMRQVPEFAELNAPDFRYFITGGAPMPEALIKMYAAKSIEVVQGYALTESCGGGTLLLGEDALRKAGSAGRATMFTDVAVRSDDGVICERGEGEVVIKSDILLKEYWNRPDATRDAFDNGWFRTGDIGEIDEEGYLYIKDRLKDMIISGGENVYPAEIESVIIGIPGVSEVAVIGLTDEKWGEIACAIVVADQSEVSEQQIVEFCGARLARYKLPKKVIFAETIPRNPTGKILKRILREQYSVSVPT; from the coding sequence ATGAAGAACATTGGCTCCATGCTCAGACAACGCGCAAGCGTCTCGCCGCGGCTCGAAGCCTACGTCGAGCCATCAACCAACGTCCGCATGAACTATGCAGAGATGAACGCACTGGCGAACCGGTGCGCCAACGTACTGACTTCACTCGGGATCGCCAAAGGCGACCGCGTGGGATTGCTGATGCCTAATAGTGTCGAGTTCTGTTGCCTGTTCTATGGCGCAGCCAAGATTGGGGCGGTGGCGGTCCCCCTCAACACACGCCTCGCGGCGCCTGAGGTGAGTTTCATTCTGTCCGACAGCGGCAGCAAGGTAGTGATCTACGGTGCTGCCTCGGCGACAGTGGTTGACGCCATCAGGGCGGAGACCGACCCTCCCCGCACGGTCACCGACTGGGTACCGGTAGGCGACGGCATTGACTCGTTGGGTGAACGTCTGAGGTCGGCGGCTGCCAACGAACCGACCTGCGACTGCGGCGGCGATGACAACTTGTTCATCATGTACACGTCGGGCACTACCGGAAATCCGAAGGGAGTGGTGCATACCCACGACTCGGTGCACGCAGCGGCGAGTTCATGGTCCTCGACGGTCGATGTGCGCTACCGGGACCGCCTGCTGCTACCCCTGCCGATGTTCCACGTGGCGGCGTTGACGACGGTCATCTTCAGCGCCATGCGCGGCGTCAGCCTGATCTCGATGCCACAATTTGATGCGACGAAGGTGTGGTCACTGATCGTCGATGAACGAGTTTGCATTGGTGGCGCCGTGCCGGCGATCCTCAACTTCATGCGCCAGGTGCCCGAGTTCGCCGAACTCAATGCGCCCGACTTCCGCTACTTCATCACCGGTGGTGCGCCCATGCCGGAGGCCCTGATCAAGATGTATGCCGCCAAGAGCATCGAGGTTGTTCAGGGCTACGCGCTCACCGAATCCTGTGGCGGCGGCACCCTGCTGCTCGGCGAAGACGCGCTGCGCAAGGCCGGCTCGGCCGGCCGCGCCACCATGTTCACCGACGTGGCCGTGCGCAGTGACGACGGCGTGATCTGCGAGCGGGGCGAAGGCGAAGTCGTGATCAAGTCCGACATCCTGCTCAAGGAATACTGGAATCGCCCGGATGCCACCCGCGACGCTTTCGATAACGGCTGGTTCCGTACCGGCGATATCGGCGAAATCGATGAAGAGGGCTACCTCTACATTAAGGACCGTCTGAAGGACATGATTATTTCCGGTGGCGAGAACGTCTACCCGGCCGAGATCGAAAGCGTAATCATCGGCATTCCCGGGGTCAGCGAGGTGGCGGTCATTGGCTTGACCGACGAGAAGTGGGGCGAGATCGCTTGCGCCATTGTCGTTGCCGATCAGAGCGAGGTCAGCGAGCAACAGATCGTCGAGTTCTGCGGAGCCAGACTCGCGCGCTACAAGTTGCCGAAGAAGGTGATCTTCGCCGAGACCATTCCCCGCAACCCGACTGGCAAGATCCTCAAAAGGATACTGCGCGAACAGTATTCGGTGAGCGTCCCGACGTGA